The region CTAGCCAGAATTTTTCCAATATAGCAGGGATTTATGAGAATTATCTCCGTCAATTTAAACGGTATCCGCGCCGCCGAGCGCAAGGGTTTTTTCAAGTGGATGTTAAAGCAGGACGCAGACGTGGTTTGCCTGCAAGAGACCAAGGCGCAGGAAGATCAGTTGCCGCCCGAGGTTTATCACCCGCCGGGCTATCACACCTATTTTCACGATGCGGTGAAAAAGGGTTACAGCGGCGTTGGGCTTTATTGCCGGAAAAAACCGGATCGTGTGATCAAAGGGTTGGGGTGGCCGGACTTCGATGCTGAAGGCCGATTCATCGAGGCCGACTTTGGTGATCTGAGCGTGATCTCGCTCTATCTGCCATCGGGATCAAGTGGCGATATCCGGCAGACGGCGAAGTTTGATTTTATGGCGCGTTTCACGCCGGTACTGGAAGCGATGCGCCGCAAAAAACGCGAATACATTATTTGTGGCGACTGGAACATCGTTCACAAAGAAATTGATATCAAGAATTTCAAATCGAATCAGAAAAATTCCGGCTGCTTGCCGGAGGAGCGCGCCTGGTTGGATCAATTGTTCGGGCCGATGGGGTTTGTCGATGCGTTTCGCGTGGTTGAGCCGCGTTCGGAACAATACACCTGGTGGTCAAATCGTGGTCAGGCATGGGATAAAAACGTGGGCTGGCGCATCGATTACCAAGTGATCACACCGGGATTGAAAGATAAAGTGAAAGCGGCGGCGATCTACAAAGACGAGCGTTTTTCCGATCATGCGCCGCTGATAATTGATTATTCAGGAAAGCTGTAGGGGCGATTCACGAATTGCTTTGCTATGTTGTAGTTAAGCAGGGTGGTATGCATTTTGTTCCCGCTTTACATCTCCTTCGCCGCAATCCTGCGCAGCGCCTCATTCACATCGATTATTCTGACATTCTGATACTCAGCCACTGTGAGCAACGGGTGGTCCCCGGTGACGACCCAGTCCGCCTTGGCAGCGATGGCAGTCGCGATGACTACATCATCATCGGGATCGGGCGCGAGAGGGGTTGCGGGTGTACCACGGCGGCGAGCTCCGAATAGCGATCTACTAACTGATCGATGGTGAGCATTGAGGCGGCTATCTTCTTCTCGAATTTGCGTCGGCCCAGGATATCGGTCAATTCTGCCAGCAGTGGCAGGCTGGTATATAGCTTGATCTGTTTGTCGCGTCCCGCCAGCAACAGCCGGTAGGGATTGCCGCCCCACAACATGGCCGAGGTGACCACATTGGTATCGAGCACCAGGCGCATCAGCTATTGGTCTTGGCGCGGCGTTCCGCGCGCATGGCGCGTATCTCCTCAGCCACTTCCTCCGGTGACATCGCAGGCGGCTCTTCGCTCTGAGCCATCCGTTCCAATGCGGTGAAGAACTCATCCTGATGCTGTGCCCGCAACTGCTCGCGCAACCATTTTTCCAGCGCCTTTTGCGATAGCAGCCCGGCGCGTTGCGCCTCTTTCGCCAATTGGTCCGGCAGTGTGATCTTTATGGTTGTCATGGCCGTGCTCCTGACAGAAGATAATTCATATTTACCATGATAAAGCCCGTACAGAATAGGTGCAATGAAAAGAGCCCATTCCCCTGTTCCCTCTCCCACCTGTGGGAGAGGGTGGCCCGGAGGGCCGGGAGAGGGAGAAGACGCCACGGGCTCCGGGGCACAAACCGGCACACAGGGAATGTGGCACCCCCGGTTTTCAGGTGTCGGAAAACTTTACACTTTTCACCTGGGGATTCAGTCGCACCAAACAAACCCCATATAAACCATGATGTTATAAAAATTAGCATGGGAATTGCTTTTGCTTTTCCTCCCCCTCCCCCCAATTGCGAGGGCTAAGCTCTTGGCATGGCCTCTGTCGTGAAGGACAGCCCTAAAGATTAAA is a window of Gammaproteobacteria bacterium DNA encoding:
- a CDS encoding PIN domain-containing protein, whose translation is MGRQSLPAVAGGTRQTDQAIYQPATAGRIDRYPGPTQIREEDSRLNAHHRSVSRSLFGARRRGTPATPLAPDPDDDVVIATAIAAKADWVVTGDHPLLTVAEYQNVRIIDVNEALRRIAAKEM
- the xth gene encoding exodeoxyribonuclease III, which gives rise to MRIISVNLNGIRAAERKGFFKWMLKQDADVVCLQETKAQEDQLPPEVYHPPGYHTYFHDAVKKGYSGVGLYCRKKPDRVIKGLGWPDFDAEGRFIEADFGDLSVISLYLPSGSSGDIRQTAKFDFMARFTPVLEAMRRKKREYIICGDWNIVHKEIDIKNFKSNQKNSGCLPEERAWLDQLFGPMGFVDAFRVVEPRSEQYTWWSNRGQAWDKNVGWRIDYQVITPGLKDKVKAAAIYKDERFSDHAPLIIDYSGKL